DNA from Gammaproteobacteria bacterium:
ATACTTCACGCTCATGATGCGACGGGTTTCGCGATTGAAAATACACTGGTGTCCTTAGTCCGGCAGCATCCTCGTATCAGTCTGTATGAACATTATACCGCTATCGATTTAATCAAAAGCGATGGAGTATGCACGGGAGCGTACGTCCTCAATAATGCAACTCATCAAGTTGAGGTGTTTCAGTCGTACGTCACCCTCTTAGCGACCGGGGGAGCGAGCAAGGTATACTTATACACCAGTAATCCAGATGCCACGAGTGGGGACGGTATCGCGATGGCGTGGCGAGCGGGGTGTCGCGTCGGTAATATGGAATTCAATCAATTCCATCCGACATGTCTTTACCATTCCAAGGCAAAATCTTTTTTAATCACAGAGGCGGTACGCGGTGAAGGCGGCATTTTGAAACTGCCCGATGGAACACGTTTCATGCCTCAATTTGATAAGCGGGGAGAGTTGGCCCCCCGGGACATTGTGGCAAGAGCGATTGACCACGAAATGAAACGTTTGGGAATCGAGTGTGTATTCCTTGATATCAGCCACAAATCCGCTGCTTTTATTACCAGCCACTTTCCAAATGTTTATCAACGCTGTCTAGATTATGGATTTGATATCACCCAAGAGGCTATTCCGGTCGTTCCTGCCGCCCATTACACGTGTGGCGGAGTATTGACCGACTTGACCGGGAAAACCGATTTGCCTGGCCTATATGCCGTAGGAGAAGTGGCCTTTACCGGACTACATGGGGCGAATCGAATGGCAAGCAATTCTTTATTGGAATGCATTGTTTTCGCGGCCAGTGCTAGCCAAGATATTTTAATGAATGTAGAACATTATAAACCGCCCAGCAGAGCGCCTAGCTGGGATGAAAGCCAGGTGACTGATTCTGATGAAGAGGTTGTCGTTTCGCACAACTGGCACGAGCTGCGCCAGACTATGTGGGACTATGTAGGAATTGTAAGAACCAACAAAAGACTGCAGCGCGCTCTTCGAAGGGTTTCTATGCTAAATCAAGAGATTCATGAATATTATGCGCATTTTAAAGTGACCAAGAATCTTATTGAGTTACGTAACCTTGCCTTGGTCGCTCAATTAATTATTGAATCTGCTATTGCCCGTAAAGAAAGTAGGGGGCTGCATTACAATTTAGATTATTCTCAGCCCCTGCAAGATAGTCTTGCGCGGTCCACTATATTAACTCCTCTTTCTCAGTCAGCTGAAGTCATTGCTTGAGCAAATGGTGAGTATGCTTGAGATAAACCAATAACCTACGATAATTTCGATAGCCGATACTTTCGGGCGTTAGCAGAGTGGTTAATTGTAACGATTGTTCACATTTGAAATTGAGTACTAGTAAAAAGTGGGTCACCAGGCTATTGGAATTTAGCGCCGCGTGCACCGTTTGATTATTCGCCATCGTAACTGTCCAAAATAAAGTGTCACTTGGTTTTGTGAGAGCCACTACGGAGCGCGGGTGAGACAGAAGAATGTACCGCTTAAAATAATAGTTGCCGTAAATAAGGCTGATACCAAAAGCGAGACATTTATATCCAAAGGGTAATGCGCTCACTCCCAATACAGTAATGGCAAAAACATTCAATGCGATACCTAAAAGGAGGATTTTTCTTGAAGATGCTATGTGAATCAAGCTCATGACGCATTATTTAAGAAGATGAGGGTACACAAACCAAGAAATGGACCATTGAAAAATGGCGATCCTTTCTAAACAAACGATCGCCGCGGTTTTAAAATCTATGCACTGCTTATCATCCGCTCCCGTAATTAAATCTGACACTAAGCGTGGCATAAAGGGTAGATGTCCTACCAACATCACATCTTGTTCCCAATGATTACAATAAACCGCTACGGCTTTCACCGAATCATCCGGCAATAAACCCGATAAAATATCTATTTTGGGAGCAATAGTGAAATTAGCCGCAACGCCTCTTGCGGTTTGTTCAGCACGTAATTTGCCGCTGTGATAAATTTGTTCGACTTCAATGTGATTGCTCGCTAAAAACTCGGCAATTTTCGTGACTTCATCCATACCACGCTCGCTTAGCGGTCTTTGAACGTCATTAGTCTCTGCATCTCCATGACGCATCAAATATAATTTCATTTTTCTGCCACCTTTAATAATTAGCTTTGCGTATTATTGTTTTAGCATAAAGGAACCTGGTTTCAAACCTGAGTATTTTCCTGGTGAGGGGAGTATTTTTTGGTAGAAACCCTCGAACAGTTTTCATGCTAGCAGTACAGGAAATTACAAAACACTGATTTTATGCTTAATCACTTCAACAATGGAGACCAATTTAGGGTCCTCCGGCGTAACGCTCCCGATAAACCATGAAAAAAGGGCGGGGTCAGAACTTGTTAACAGTTGTTCAAAATCATGTTGTTGGACATCAGAAAGCGATAAAAAATGCTTTTCAAAGAAAGGCTGCAAAATGGCATCCAATTCAAGCATGCCGCGGCGACATTGCCAGCGTAAACGCGCTAATTCTTCTGCAGTCATTGTGAATCCAGTGATTTATCAAATGATTCTCTGAGGATAAAACATAAGACCATGCCGATTATTATAGCGACGGGAATAACAGTTAATGCAAGACGAAAACCTTCGGGGGTATATACTCGTAAGTCATCTGATATCAGGCCTTTCCAGTAGATGTCTAATATCTTTCCGACTAAGGGCTGAAAGGCAAGACCGCCAAACATGACTAATAAATTAACAAACGAAACTGCTGCGCCGGAGACATTCCTTGGGCTGGTTTCCCGGCCTACCGCAAAACACACTACCTCGATACTGCTAAAAACACCGAAAAGAAAAAGTAATATTTGGGCCAATATGAGGGAAGTGGGAATATAGATCACCCAGGTAATAGCGAGGGCGGAAAATAGACAGCCTAATAACAAGGGTAGGCGTCTTTTTTGCATTTTGTCAGAGATCCAACCCGTCAAGGGAGCCCCTACTAGCCAGCCGAAAAATACCATCGAGTTAGTAAAAGCGGCTTGCTGAGCATCTAAATGATACACCGTCTTTAAAAAAGGAATTCCCCATAATTCTGCAAAAACAGACAGTGACATATATAAAATACACCCAATAAATCCAGCTATCCATACTTGTGGATTAGAGAGAATTCGATACAAACCCGCCAATGTTTCTTTGTAAGAAGCCTTGGATTCTGAACGTGGCGTACTCAACGAGGATTTTTTATCTCTAATAGCAAACCAGAGGATAGGTAAGAGGATGACGCCTAAAAAAGTGCTGCCATAGAGGGTTTGCTTCCACCCGACGCTTGTTACCAAATGAGTTAGGCCTATGTCGCCTGCCATACCCCCCATCATTCCAAGTGCTGTAACCAGGCCGGCAAAAAGAGCGAAGCGATTAAGGGGTAACCAAATGGAGGCAAGTTTAAGAGCGCTCACAAAGGCAAAAGCACTGCCGAAACCGACTAAGAAACGACCGATTGAAGCCAAAAAAACATTGTCGGCAATTCCAAAAAAGAAACTTCCTAGGGTGCACATAAAGACCGCAAAGGTAAGGATGAAACGCGGTCCATACAAGTCAGTCATTACTCCGACAACTGCTTGCATAGGGGTATAAGCCAGATAGTACAAACTTATAATGGCGCTAAACTTATCCAAAGAAGAAATGTGAAACTGCCGCATTAATTCATTTACAATTACGCTGGGTTGAATGCGTAATAGATATTCATAACAGTAAAAAACCGCGCCTAAACTACAAATAACCCATCCGATCATCTCTGTTTTTTTTGTTAATGGAAGGTTTTCTGATACGTTTTCCAATGTAAGCCTCATTTCTCTAAAGACGGTAGGGGAAGGAGTTTAGCATCCTTGATTTGAGAATGGAATTAAGCGAAGTGGCATTCATTTTATTAAAACGGCGCTCGGAGTCTAGAGGATTAGTCTAAAACTGTTGACAAAAACACCCAAAATCGGCATATTCAGCAGATTCCCTTTCAAGAATATCGGAGTTAAACAGTGGCGAATACAGCACAAGCAAAAAAACGTGCAAAGCAAGCAGAAAAAAACAGACTACATAATACGAGCTTACGCTCCAGAATGCGTACCTGTTTAAAGAAGGTGCTTAAAGCAATCGAAAGTAGCAATAAAACAGAAGCACAAACAGCATACAAAGATGCTGTGCCATTGCTCGATGGCATGGTGAATAAGAAGTTGATCCACAAAAATAAAGCCGCGCGTCATAAAAGCCGTCTTTCTGCGCATATCAAAGATTTAGAGTCCTAAGAAATAGAGGGTTTGGGTTTCCTTGATTTCGCTACGCTACATCAAGGCTACATTTCCTAGTTGTAGCCTGGATGCAGCGCAGCGAAATCCGGGTCCAGGCTCGATCGCGCGAAAAAGCCGTCTTTCTGCGCATATCAAAGATTTAGAGTCCTAAGAAATAGAGGGTTGGGTTTCCTTGATTTCGCTATGCTACATCAAGGCTACATTTCCTAATTGTAGCCTGGATGCAGCGCAGCGAAATCCGGGTCTAGAGGCTGGATCGCGCGAAAAAGATAACCTTTATTGACTGTCATCTAAATAATTCATGATCTGATAGCATAACTCGCTTAGCCCTTCTTTATTTATTGAGGAGATGCTGTATGCGGGCTGGGTCCATGCTAATTCCTTAAGTACTGCCGAAGTACGCTCCTCTATTTCTTCTGGTAACATTAAATCGGTTTTAGTGAAAACTAACCATTGTTCCTTGGTGGCAAGATCTGCGCTGAACTTCTCAAGCTCATTCCAAATAGACCTCACTTGAGTGGGAACATCCATTTCTGCGTCAGGAGAAATATCAATGAGGTGCAATAATAGTTTGGTGCGAGCGAGATGTTTCAAAAATCGAATGCCTAGGCCTGCCCCTTCGGACGCACCCTCAATCAATCCGGGAATATCAGCAACCACGAAACTTTTTTCATCAGATACTTTTACTACACCAAGATGTGGATACAGGGTGGTGAAAGGATAATCAGCCACCTTTGGTTTGGCATGAGACACTGCCCTGATAAAGGTGGATTTACCCGCATTGGGCAATCCTAGTAAACCAACGTCGGCAAGCACTTTAAGCTCTAAACGAATATTGCGCTTTTCGCCAAGTTTGCCGGTAGTGGTTTGTCTTGGAGCACGATTGACACTACTTTTAAAATGGACATTCCCCAGACCGTGAAAGCCTCCCTTCACAATGCAGAGCTCTTGGTCATGTTGGGTGAGATCACCTAATAATTCGCCCGTGTCCTCATCGTGAATGGTAGTACCGACGGGGACTTTAATTATTAAATCGCTGCCCTTTTTCCCCGTGCATTGCTTGCCCATTCCTTTGCCGCCGTGTTCAGCGCGAAAAAGTCGTGTATAGCGGAAATCCACTAAGGTATTAATACCGGAATCGGCAAGGAGGTAAACGCTGCCGCCATCTCCGCCATCTCCGCCATCGGGTCCTCCAAAGGGAACATACTTTTCGCGACGAAAACTGGAGCAGCCGTCACCACCTTTGCCAGCCTCAACTCGTATTTTGGCTTCGTCAACAAATTTCATTTTTTCACCGTATAGGATTGAGAGTTAGAATAATGGGGAGGGATATCTTTTATTGCATGCAGTGCCAGCCGAGGCTGGCTCAAACTATTGGATACAGTTATTCTGCAGCGTGTGGAGGCTCAATCATAACAAAAGTTCTGTTATGTTCGCCTTTTTTATGGAATTTGACGATACCGTCAGTCAGCGCAAATAAAGTGTGGTCTCTGCCAACACCTACATTCTTTCCGGCGTGGAAGCGAGTGCCTCTTTGACGAACGATAATATTGCCGGCGTTAACTAGTTGGCCACCAAACCGCTTAACACCTAGGTATTTTGGGTTTGAATCGCGACCGTTTCGAGTACTACCACCTGCTTTTTTATGTGCCATTGTTTAAATCCCCCTCAATTACCAGTTACTTTTGACTGGTTTCAATACCGGTAATTTTAACCGCGGTATAATTTTGTCGATGCCCCATTCTTTTCATATGGTGTTTGCGACGACGAAATTTAATAATATGAATTTTTTTGCCTCGACCATGTTCAACAACTTCACCATTTACGGTAAAATTCGTCACAAAAGGCGCGCCAACCGTGATATTTTCACCATCAGCAACCAAAAGAATTTGATCAAACTTAACTGTTTTCCCAGCTTCAGTGTTGATTTGTTCGAGCTTTATAATTTGTCCTTCGGCAACTTTATATTGTTTACCGCCATTAGCAATAACCGCATACATATTAACTGAACTCCGAATAATCTTGTGTAAGGCCGGCATTTTACGTAATAGCGACCCATCACGCAAGCATTTATCAATATAAAACGTTGTCTTTGTTTAAGTGAGTATTATTTATTGCCAGGAACTCAAGTAGTGCAAAGGAGCACTATGAATAACTTACTAACAAAATCAGCCATTTTTATGGGTAATTGCTAATGAAAGGAACTCCTGTATTTATAATGACACAGTTGTGAATACCTGTTTGCTCCTGTATAATCCCCTGTTTCCTAAACCTCCTTGCCCTCAAAATAGGGCTGTTAACCATCCATAAGGAGCATCTATGCGACATTATGAAGTAATTTTCTTAGTTCATCCTGATCAAAGTGATCAAGTCCCTTCTATGATCAAACGCTATAAAGCATTAATTAAACAAAACAATGGCAATATCCATCGATTAGAGGATTGGGGGCGACGTCAACTTGCCTATCCTATTAATAAGGTGCATAAAGCGCATTACTCCTTAATGAATATCGAATGTGATAAGCCTACCATTGAAGAACTGGAAAGTTCTTTCCGCTTTAACGACGCTGTTATTCGCTACCTGATCTTGCATAAAGATGAAGCTATTACGGACGCTTCTCCCATGATGAAAGGGCATGAAGAAGGCCGAGAAAATAAGGCCGAAAAAGTAACCGAAGCTGAAGATTATCAAGAAACTTACGCTGAATAGAGAGGAGAATAACCGTGGCTAATTTTAGAAAGAAATTTTGTCGTTTTTCTGCCGAAGGCACTAAAGAAATCGATTATAAAGACATTGGAATTTTGAAAAATTATATAATGGAATCTGGTCGGATTGTGCCAAGTCGAATTACTGGCACAGCTGCTCGTTATCAGAGACAACTTGCTAGAGCAATTAAGCTTGCGCGTTATCTATCGTTGTTGCCGTACTGCGACTTACATGAGAAATAACCCACTATTAATTTTATAGGTGACGAGTGAATTCATTGGTGCGTAAATGGGGCGAACAGGTAATACGTAGTCGACAACTTGCCGCAGGTTTGGCGTTAGTTGCTGCCTTTCTATCTTTTTTTGATTTACCTGTCGGTTGGCTGAGTACAGTTATTATAGCCTTAATCACTTTGCAAAATGGGCCTAAGCAAGGGCTGATGATTATGGCCTGGGCCATATTGCCTGCTGTGGCGATGCTTTGCTTAGGGCACTATCCAATATTTATAAATATTGTGGTATTGCACTATTTCGTAGTATTCGGCTTAGCCATCATCTTACGAAAAAATAATTCATGGATTAATGTGGTAAAACTCGCCTCTGTTTTAGGGATGGGTTCTGTCATATGCATTTATTATTTTGTTCCAGAGTTACAGACTTGGCTGGTGGCCCAGCTCACCGCGTTAGCTAAAGAGTATCAAACAACTTCCTTTATAAATTTTGGGTCTGCAGATATTGCGAGAGGCATAAAATATATCGGATTATTGGGTACAGGATTAATTTCACTTGCTGTCGTCATTATGAATTTAATGACCTTATTTTTAGCAAGATGGTGGCAATCTAGGATTGTGCCTGCAGTGAGTTTACAGAAAGAATGCTATGCAATTCGTATTCATTATGGGGCGTCACTCTTTCTAATAGCCATCGCTTTAGGATTGTTTGCCAACAATGCACTGTTCATGAATGTGCTTTTAGTTGCCTTAATGCCGTTTATTTTCGCAGGATTGAGTTTATTCCACTCATTTTTTGCCACCAAAAAAAATGGCAGCTCAATCATGACAATTTTTTATATTTTATTTTTATTTTTATCCCCTTATGTGATGGCTTTATTATCCTTCATGGGGTGGATAGATAGTTTTATTAATTTTAGAAAAAGATTTGTAATCGATAGTGCCATTAAAGAGTAAAAATACTTTTGGGCATTATTTATCTATGACAATTATTTGATGAGGTATTGGTAATGGAAATTATATTATTAGAAAAAGTTCACAACTTAGGCAACATTGGCGATAAAGTGAACGTTAAATCAGGTTATGGCCGCAATTTTTTAATTCCTGAAGGCAAGGCTGTGCCTGCAACAAAACATAATGTTATCAAATTTGAAGAAAGACGTGCTGAGCTAGAGAAGGTTGCGAATGAACATCTCCAAGCTGCCCAAAAAAGAGCAGAAGCATTATCTGCTGTAAAGGTCACTATCCGGTCAAAAGCAGGAGAAGAAGGCAAGCTGTATGGGTCAATCGGTACCAAAGATATAGCGTCTGCTATTACTGCAGCGGGTCAAAAAGTGTCAAAATCTGAAGTAAGACTGCCAAACGGACCTATTCGTCAAGCGGGTGAACATTCAATTGATGTAAATTTACATTCAGATGTAACAGTTATTATTAAAGTAAATGTTATCCCTGAAAGTTAATGGTATGTAGATAAGGCTTTAACTAGCGCTGATCTTATCGGTGAAAGCAGATTCTCGTTGATTAAAGCCCATCCCATGTGGGCCTAATTTTGGCTCTCGAAGGCAAGGATAATGAATAATAAAAAAAGTGATAGTGCAGTTGATCAGCTTAAACTACCTCCCCATTCTTTAGAAGCAGAACAATCTGTTCTAGGCTCTCTCATGCTTGATAATAAGGCCTGGGATAAGATAGTCGATAAAGTTACGGCGAATGATTTTTATAGTCATAGTCATCGTACCCTTTACCAAATTTTAACCGACCTCTCTCGTAGAAATACTCCTTTCGATGTACTAACCGTCGCAGAGGCGCTCAAAAATATCGAAGAACTGGATAATGTCGGTGGAGAACTCTATTTATTTGAGCTCGCTAGAAATACACCCAGCGCAACGAATGTGGTGGCGTATGCAGAGATAGTTCGAGAAAGATCCATTCTGCGACAGCTCATTTCGGTTGCGAATGAGATAGCAGATAATGCTTTTTTCCCTGAAGGAAGACTTAGCTCTGAGATTTTGGATGGTGCAGAACAAAAAATCTTCAAAATTGCAGATCAAGGTGCGCGAGGAAGTGGTCCAATCAGCATCACGGAGTATTTAGCGAAAGCAACAGATCGAATCGACACGCTATATCACTCAAATCAGTCTATTACGGGAATACCCACCGGTTTTGCAGATTTTGATGAAATGACATCGGGGTTGCAGAAAGGCGATTTAATTATTATTGCAGGCCGACCCTCGATGGGCAAAACAGCTTTTGCTATGAATATTGCTGAGAATGCCGCCATCAAAAATCAGTCCCCGGTGCTTGTTTTTAGTTTGGAAATGCCGGGTGAACAGCTTGTTTTGAGAATGATGTCTTCATTAGGAAGAATAGATCAACATCGTGTGCGAAATGGAAAACTACATGATGAAGATTGGCCCCGCATCACCTCTGCGGTCAGTGTTTTGTCGGATGCTCCTATGTATATAGACGATACCCCGGCGCTAAGCCCCTCGGAAGTGAGAGCAAGAGCGCGAAGGTTGGTGCGCGAAAAAGGTAGTATTGGCTTAATTGTCATTGATTATCTCCAGCTTATGTCAGTTCCTGGCTATAAAGAAAACAGAACCAATGAAATTTCAGAGATCTCTCGGTCGCTTAAAGCCTTAGCGAAAGAATTGCATGTCCCTGTGATCGCCTTGTCGCAGTTAAATCGAAGTTTAGAGCAACGCCAAGATCGTAGACCTGTGATGTCAGACCTTCGTGAAAGTGGCGCGATAGAACAAGATGCAGATTTGATCGCCTTTATTTATCGAGACGAAGTCTACAATGAAGATAGCCCTGACAAAGGTAAGGCCGAAATCATTATCTCCAAACAACGAAACGGACCTATTGGAAAGGTACATCTAACCTTTTTGGGACAATATACTGTATTTGAGAATTACGCTTCTCCTCAATACCACGAGGTATTCTAGTGAGCGACAGGACTAAAGCCTGTATTGATATCAGCGCTTTACATCACAACTATTCTATAGCCAAAAAATACGCACCAAACTCAAATATTTTGGCAATGGTGAAAAGTAATGCCTATGGGCACGGTATAATTAGTATTGGGAAAATTCTTACGCAAGCAGATGGTTTTGGGGTCGCCTGTTTCGATGAGGCCATAAAATTACGTGAAGCTGGAGTAATGACACCCATTGTGATTATGTCCGGGGCTTTCCACGCTGATGATTTAGTCTTAGCGGAGCGCTTTGATTTACAATTAGTTGTGCATGATATTTCCCAGATAAAATTACTGCGTTCTAGCAAAGTAACCACCCCACTTTCTGTCTGGCTTAAAATTGATACCGGGATGCATCGATTAGGTTTCGCTCCTGAACAATTTAAAGAAGTGTATGAATTATTAGCCAACTGCCAGAAGGTCAAGCAACCTATTGTTGTCATGACCCACCTTGCCGATGGCGACGATCTGCAGAAATCAACCACCCAGCAACAGCTTGATAAATTTGCCTATTATCTGAAACATCTAGCGGTGCTTAAGAGCGTGGCGAATTCAGCGGGCATTCTAGCTTGGCCAGAAGCGATTGCAGAATGGAATCGACCGGGCATTATGCTTTATGGTATCTCACCTATGATTGGAAAAATTGGTGCAGATCACGATCTCAAACCTGTCATGACATTAAAATCAAAAATTGTGGCGATACATGATTTCTTAAAGGGCGACGCCATCGGTTATGGGGGGCGTTGGACATGCCCTGACGATATGCGCGTGGGTATAGTTGCGATTGGATATGGGGATGGCTATCCTCGACATGCTAAAAATGGCACACCTGTTTTGATAAAACAAAAAATGTGTTCCCTCATCGGAACCGTATCAATGGATTTAATTGCTGTGGATTTGCGTCCCCTAAGTGAAGTCGCACTGGGCGAAGAGGTAATTCTGTGGGGAAAAGGTCTGCCTGCAGAAATTGTGGCAAAATACGCTGATACTATTGCTTATGAACTCATCTGCCAGGTTTCCCAGCGTGTGGTATTTAACGAAGAGCAAGGAAAACTAAGATGCGAGTTGTGATCAGGCTGCTCCTCTTGATCGTTGTTTTAATGGTAACGGGTTGTGCAATCACACCACCTCCTCATAATAAAGAAAATGTTAGTGCTATCTTCAATGAATATCCTCATTGGTACAAAGCCGCTAAAAAAACTGAACGGAAATGGGGTGTACCTGTGAATGTTCAAATGGCCATCATTTATTATGAGTCGGCTTATCGAGCAGACGCGAGACCCCCCCGTAAGCATCTTCTCGGTTTTATTCCCTGGAAACGTATCTCTTCTGCTTATGGGTATGCACAGGCGCTTAATGGCACTTGGGATGATTATTTATGTAAAGCAGGTGGTTTTTTTTCTTGCCGCACAAAATTTGCGTCGGCGACTGATTTTATAGGTTGGTATAGTGCTCAAGCACGTAACCGATTAGGAATCTCGCAAAACGATCCCTACAATCTTTATTTGGCATACCATGAAGGTTTAACGGGGTTTCAAAGAAGAAGTTTTCTTAAAAAACCTTGGCTAATGCGTTATGCACACAAGGTAGCCTTGAAATCGGATGTTTATCTTTACCAACTCGCCTTTTACGAACAAGGGATGAAGGGTAATTGTCTACCTATGAATGAATCACCGATGGCCATCCCTTTACCCCATGACCTTCCCGAACTAGACGCCCCTGCAAACTATAATTTTTGTAATACCCCTAGCTCTGAATCGGAAAGTGAGATTGAAGCTAATATTTAGCGCAGACCTTAGGTGCAGTTATAACCATTTCACAAAAAGTAGCGGAATTATTTGAGTACTTCGCTACACCCCGGAATAGTAATATACTGCGAGGACTTTTTTTAACGAGTTTTCTGATGTCGGCAAAGAAATCACTATTTAAATCTACCACTATCGTTTCCAGCATGACCCTGCTATCAAGAGCGTTGGGATTTATTAGAGATATGCTCATGGCGAGCTTGTTCGGAGCGACGGCGGGTTTTGATGCATTTTTAGTGGCGTTTAAAATACCCAATTTTATGCGGGGATTATTCGCAGAAGGTTCTTTTTCACAAGCTTTTGTGCCGATTCTGGCAGAATATCAACACCATCATAGTGCTAAAGATACATTGCAATTCATTGCTCGAACCCTAGGCGGGCTCGCCGGAATATTATTCATTATCACTTTCTTATGCGAGATCTTAGCCCCTCTAATCGTTGTCATCTTTGCACCGGGTTTCGTGCATGACCCTCTGCGCTATCAAATGGCTATCAAAATGCTTTGGATCACATTTCCTTACCTAATGTTGATTTCTTTAACCGCCTATTGCGCTTCGGTATTACATAGCCAGGGCCATTTTGGTGTGGCGGCATTTACGCCGGTAATCTTAAATGTAGTGTTGATCGCAGCGGGGATATATTTTTCGCCCTTCTTTTTAGTACACGAACAAGCTTTAGCCTGGGG
Protein-coding regions in this window:
- the dnaB gene encoding replicative DNA helicase, producing the protein MNNKKSDSAVDQLKLPPHSLEAEQSVLGSLMLDNKAWDKIVDKVTANDFYSHSHRTLYQILTDLSRRNTPFDVLTVAEALKNIEELDNVGGELYLFELARNTPSATNVVAYAEIVRERSILRQLISVANEIADNAFFPEGRLSSEILDGAEQKIFKIADQGARGSGPISITEYLAKATDRIDTLYHSNQSITGIPTGFADFDEMTSGLQKGDLIIIAGRPSMGKTAFAMNIAENAAIKNQSPVLVFSLEMPGEQLVLRMMSSLGRIDQHRVRNGKLHDEDWPRITSAVSVLSDAPMYIDDTPALSPSEVRARARRLVREKGSIGLIVIDYLQLMSVPGYKENRTNEISEISRSLKALAKELHVPVIALSQLNRSLEQRQDRRPVMSDLRESGAIEQDADLIAFIYRDEVYNEDSPDKGKAEIIISKQRNGPIGKVHLTFLGQYTVFENYASPQYHEVF
- the alr gene encoding alanine racemase, translating into MSDRTKACIDISALHHNYSIAKKYAPNSNILAMVKSNAYGHGIISIGKILTQADGFGVACFDEAIKLREAGVMTPIVIMSGAFHADDLVLAERFDLQLVVHDISQIKLLRSSKVTTPLSVWLKIDTGMHRLGFAPEQFKEVYELLANCQKVKQPIVVMTHLADGDDLQKSTTQQQLDKFAYYLKHLAVLKSVANSAGILAWPEAIAEWNRPGIMLYGISPMIGKIGADHDLKPVMTLKSKIVAIHDFLKGDAIGYGGRWTCPDDMRVGIVAIGYGDGYPRHAKNGTPVLIKQKMCSLIGTVSMDLIAVDLRPLSEVALGEEVILWGKGLPAEIVAKYADTIAYELICQVSQRVVFNEEQGKLRCEL